The Leptospirales bacterium sequence AATGGCGGCGACAAAGACCGCGAACAGCATCGCATTAACATCATCGATACCCCTGGCCACGTCGACTTTACCGTGGAAGTGGAGCGGTCGTTGCGCGTGCTGGATGGCGCGGTGGCTGTGTATGACGGCGTCGCTGGCGTAGAACCGCAGACTGAAACGGTATGGCGCCAGGCGGACCGCTACGGGGTGCCGCGCATCTGCTTTGTGAACAAATTGGACCGCACCGGAGCGGACTTCTTTTTCTGCCTGAACTCTATTCGCGAGCGTCTGGGCGCCAATGGCATTGCCGTTCAGCTGCCGATTGGTCGCGAGTCCGGATTCATAGGCGTTGTCGATCTGGTCGAAAACCGTTCCATCGTCTGGGGCGGCGAGGAGCTGGGTGCAAAATTTGAATACAAGCCCATCCCCGATGATCTGAAAGCGCAGGCCGAGGAATACCGCACCAAGCTGCTCGATGCCGCTGCTGAGTGCGACGACGCCTTGCTGGAAAAATATCTGGAGACCGGCGAGCTGACCGTTGACGAATTGAAAAGCGCAATTCGCAAGGGCGTGCTCACGATGAAGATCTTTCCGGTCTTCTGTGGATCGGCCTTCAAGAACAAGGGCGTGCAGCCGCTGCTGGATGGCGTGCTCGACTTTCTGCCGGGGCCGTTGGATATTCCGGCCATCAAGGGTCACAAGGTCGACGATCTGGAAGTCGAAGAACTGCGCCACGCCGACGACAAGGCGCCGTTCTCCGCTCTGGCCTTCAAGATCATGAGCGACCCCTATGTGGGCAAGCTGACTTACTTCCGCGTCTATTCAGGTAGCCTGAAGAAGGGCTCCTACGTGCTCAATGCCACCAAGGGCAAGAAAGAGCGCATCGGTCGCCTGCTGCAGATGCACGCCAACGATCGTGAAGAGATCGAAGAGGTATTTGCCGGCGACATTGCCGCCTCCGTTGGACTCAAGGAAACCATCACTGGCGATACGCTGTGTGATGAGGCGCATCCCGTCATTCTGGAGAGCATGCAATTTCCCAATCCGGTCATCGACCTGGCTATCGAGCCGTTGACCAAGGCCGATCAGGAAAAACTGGGCACGGCGCTGATGCGTCTGGCCGAAGAAGATCCGACTTTCCGCGTCAAGACTGACCACGAAACCGGTCAGACGATCATTTCCGGCATGGGCGAGCTGCACCTGGAGATCATTGTCGATCGTCTCAAGCGCGAGTTCAAGGTTGAGGCAAACGTCGGCAAACCGCAGGTGGCCTATCGCGAAACGATTCGCCAGAAGGTAGAATCGGAAGGCAAGTACATCAAACAAACCGGCGGTCGCGGCCAGTATGGTCACTGCTGGCTGCGCATCGAGCCGAACGAAGCGGG is a genomic window containing:
- the fusA gene encoding elongation factor G, which encodes MSRKIPLERTRNIGIMAHIDAGKTTTTERILYYTGKTYKIGEVHEGATEMDWMEQEKERGITITSAATTTFWNGGDKDREQHRINIIDTPGHVDFTVEVERSLRVLDGAVAVYDGVAGVEPQTETVWRQADRYGVPRICFVNKLDRTGADFFFCLNSIRERLGANGIAVQLPIGRESGFIGVVDLVENRSIVWGGEELGAKFEYKPIPDDLKAQAEEYRTKLLDAAAECDDALLEKYLETGELTVDELKSAIRKGVLTMKIFPVFCGSAFKNKGVQPLLDGVLDFLPGPLDIPAIKGHKVDDLEVEELRHADDKAPFSALAFKIMSDPYVGKLTYFRVYSGSLKKGSYVLNATKGKKERIGRLLQMHANDREEIEEVFAGDIAASVGLKETITGDTLCDEAHPVILESMQFPNPVIDLAIEPLTKADQEKLGTALMRLAEEDPTFRVKTDHETGQTIISGMGELHLEIIVDRLKREFKVEANVGKPQVAYRETIRQKVESEGKYIKQTGGRGQYGHCWLRIEPNEAGKGYEFKNGIVGGVVPKEYIPAIDKGIQESLNNGVMAGYPVVDIKVEVYDGSYHDVDSNEMAFKIAGSMAFKDGCKRAKPVLLEPVMDVEVVTPEDYMGDVVGDLNRRRGRIGSMEQRGNARAVRAEVPLAEMFGYATDLRSFTQGRAAYTMQFKHYEEVPASIANEVVAKAAV